One Candidatus Tanganyikabacteria bacterium DNA segment encodes these proteins:
- a CDS encoding SDR family oxidoreductase — MSFFAGKSFLVTGASYGIGREIARALAAAGASVGAMARSADKLGEVAAEAPEGRILPIAADCAAEGECERAVACMIEGFGRLDGLIHSAGITMNGRVAATRLEVFREVMELNYFALIRLIKAGLPAITERRGHIVAISSVAGFFSYPYGSGYGASKHAVQALLDSLRVEVLADGVHVLSVCPGFVRTEIAKNARRADGSRFGTSTEYIDRGLEPGYVADRTLAAIRARKRQIFPAGPIEQTARLLKPVVPGLLDHAAFRFFGKGRG; from the coding sequence GCCGCCGCCGGCGCCTCGGTGGGGGCGATGGCGCGCAGCGCGGACAAGCTTGGCGAAGTGGCGGCCGAGGCGCCCGAAGGCCGCATCCTGCCGATTGCGGCCGACTGCGCCGCCGAGGGCGAATGCGAGCGGGCGGTGGCCTGCATGATCGAAGGGTTCGGCCGCCTCGACGGGCTGATTCACTCGGCCGGCATCACGATGAACGGCCGGGTCGCGGCCACGCGCCTGGAGGTGTTCCGCGAGGTCATGGAACTCAACTACTTCGCGCTGATCAGGCTGATCAAGGCGGGCCTGCCGGCCATCACCGAGCGCCGGGGCCACATCGTCGCCATCTCCAGCGTGGCCGGCTTCTTCTCGTATCCTTACGGCTCGGGCTACGGCGCCTCGAAGCATGCGGTCCAGGCGCTCCTGGATTCGCTCCGGGTCGAAGTGCTCGCCGACGGCGTTCACGTGCTCTCGGTGTGCCCCGGGTTCGTACGGACCGAAATCGCGAAGAACGCCCGGCGCGCCGACGGGTCCCGCTTCGGCACGAGCACCGAGTACATCGACCGGGGCCTCGAACCCGGCTACGTGGCAGACAGGACGCTGGCGGCCATCCGGGCGCGCAAGCGGCAGATCTTCCCGGCCGGCCCGATCGAGCAGACGGCCAGGCTACTCAAGCCCGTCGTGCCGGGGTTGCTGGATCATGCGGCCTTCCGGTTCTTCGGGAAGGGGCGCGGCTAG
- a CDS encoding DUF1304 domain-containing protein, protein MGFWLGQALVGLVAALHLGFLVLEMFVWNTPAGRKLFGATPEFADQAAAIMANQGLYNGFLAAGLAWSLLLGTAPHAFGLKVFFLGCVIVAGVYGAVTVKPTIALIQALPAALALLAVLAGQRG, encoded by the coding sequence ATGGGATTCTGGCTCGGCCAGGCGCTGGTAGGCCTGGTCGCCGCCCTGCACCTGGGCTTCCTGGTGCTGGAGATGTTCGTCTGGAACACGCCGGCCGGCCGCAAGCTGTTTGGCGCCACGCCGGAGTTCGCCGACCAGGCGGCGGCGATCATGGCCAACCAGGGCCTCTACAACGGCTTCCTGGCCGCGGGCCTGGCCTGGTCGCTCTTGCTGGGCACGGCTCCCCACGCGTTCGGCCTCAAGGTGTTCTTCCTCGGGTGCGTGATCGTGGCGGGGGTCTACGGCGCCGTCACGGTGAAGCCCACCATCGCGCTCATCCAGGCGTTGCCGGCGGCGCTTGCGCTGCTCGCGGTCCTGGCCGGCCAGAGGGGCTAG
- a CDS encoding M28 family peptidase: MRRASSRAAAALAVALSLGAPAQAATAGDFDRMRLLGRLPADVPMADLRAIDTVLALPVGARVSPAFAAAAAPDWRRLKIAVAARARAERDPAGAWRRVHARFQAFGNGPAAAAAPVVPFDLARYRKQVTALSQDFKARLMGFPDHDLAGVCDYLEAHYRKLGLRVERQTFRYAGRQYQNVIATLPGRSAEKILLVDHFDVAPTADYEPAALSQAPGYGLTPDQIQEIRAGHRTGAPVPGADDNASGTAALLESAQALVAAGFKGGKRPDAAIQFVHLNGEEFPGDSYGAKRFVARALARRERVASVIVLDMIAVNRQKDRVFQLAPGPGKRSAALADLAAAAAGHVAPGYTPAMRLLADHRSYLYNTDAQVFAAAGYPVLLLNEHLNYHEDLDRLGYHDEFDRVELIDWEYAGAIARTGLATALLAAGRSRAPEPGETNVLRSPAQRASLFQIEVRYSPLYEAVLARERAVGRPLRDAELDALIRRDLAVRGDPAQHDSSVALRLTTWFRPPGWRPMGIAEIRGEIRYQRLRDRVYRGQPF, encoded by the coding sequence ATGCGGCGGGCAAGTAGCCGCGCCGCGGCGGCCCTGGCCGTCGCGCTCTCTCTAGGAGCGCCGGCGCAGGCCGCCACCGCCGGGGACTTCGATCGCATGCGCCTCCTCGGCCGCTTGCCCGCGGACGTGCCCATGGCTGACCTCCGGGCGATCGACACCGTACTCGCGCTTCCGGTGGGCGCCCGGGTCTCCCCCGCGTTTGCCGCGGCCGCCGCACCCGACTGGCGCCGCCTGAAGATAGCCGTCGCGGCCCGGGCCAGGGCGGAGCGCGATCCGGCTGGCGCGTGGCGCCGCGTGCACGCCCGCTTCCAGGCTTTCGGCAACGGCCCGGCGGCTGCGGCCGCGCCTGTCGTCCCCTTCGACCTGGCGCGCTACCGCAAGCAGGTCACGGCGCTTTCGCAGGACTTCAAGGCCCGCCTCATGGGCTTCCCCGACCACGACCTCGCCGGGGTCTGCGACTACCTGGAGGCCCACTACCGCAAGCTCGGCCTGCGGGTCGAGCGGCAGACCTTTCGGTACGCCGGGCGGCAGTACCAGAACGTCATCGCGACCCTCCCCGGCCGATCCGCCGAGAAGATCCTGCTGGTGGACCACTTCGACGTGGCCCCCACGGCGGACTACGAACCCGCGGCCCTCTCCCAGGCTCCCGGCTACGGCCTGACGCCCGACCAGATCCAGGAGATCAGGGCCGGGCACCGCACGGGCGCGCCGGTGCCGGGGGCCGACGACAATGCGTCGGGGACGGCCGCCCTCCTGGAATCCGCGCAAGCGCTGGTCGCGGCGGGTTTCAAGGGGGGGAAGCGGCCGGACGCCGCGATCCAGTTCGTCCACCTCAACGGCGAGGAGTTTCCGGGCGACTCGTACGGCGCCAAGCGATTCGTGGCCCGCGCCCTGGCACGGCGGGAGAGGGTCGCGAGCGTCATCGTCCTGGACATGATCGCCGTCAACCGGCAGAAGGACCGGGTCTTCCAGCTCGCGCCCGGCCCCGGGAAGCGCTCGGCGGCCCTCGCGGATCTGGCGGCAGCCGCCGCGGGGCACGTCGCGCCGGGTTACACGCCGGCGATGCGCCTGCTCGCGGATCACCGCTCCTACCTCTACAACACCGACGCCCAGGTGTTTGCCGCCGCCGGCTACCCGGTGTTGCTGCTCAACGAGCACCTCAACTACCACGAGGACCTGGATCGCCTCGGCTACCACGACGAGTTCGACCGGGTGGAGCTGATCGACTGGGAGTACGCGGGGGCGATCGCCAGGACCGGGCTTGCGACCGCGTTGCTCGCCGCCGGCCGCTCCCGGGCGCCGGAGCCGGGTGAGACGAATGTGCTGCGAAGCCCCGCCCAGCGCGCGTCGCTCTTCCAGATCGAGGTGCGCTACAGCCCGCTTTACGAGGCGGTACTCGCCAGAGAAAGGGCGGTCGGCCGGCCATTGCGCGACGCGGAACTGGACGCGCTCATCCGCCGCGACCTGGCGGTGCGCGGCGATCCCGCCCAGCACGACTCCTCGGTCGCTTTGCGGCTCACCACGTGGTTCCGGCCGCCCGGTTGGCGCCCGATGGGCATTGCGGAAATCCGCGGGGAGATCCGGTATCAGCGGCTGCGCGACCGGGTATACCGCGGTCAGCCGTTCTAG